Proteins from a genomic interval of Nautilia sp. PV-1:
- a CDS encoding peptidoglycan DD-metalloendopeptidase family protein, whose protein sequence is MKKFLIYLLIPVFVLAYKVDIHKWGSKDTFYGFLKQNSLPLSIYYNLPPKIKRYVRAIPKGESVFILRDNNIIKQALIPINSKQQLQIIKTDKGYVTKIVPIIYETVQKEASATINNYLSYDIYKATKLKSLSSKLINIFSDRINFRAIPKNTKVDIVYQEKIKFGEVKDVKILYAKISNRHYQVDAFLNPYDGRYYDSKGRSLKGMFLAAPLRYKRISSRFGMRFHPILHKWRMHDGIDYVNRIGTPIHSVADGKIIYKGWIRGYGRAVEIKHKDGYMTLYAHLHGWPKGIYVGKWVKQGQVIGYLGNSGLSTGPHLHFGVMHYGKWINPLKLKHSVKVTLYGKKRKQFLAYIKNFTKENNIALK, encoded by the coding sequence GTGAAAAAATTTTTAATTTATCTTTTGATTCCTGTTTTTGTTCTGGCATACAAGGTTGATATACATAAATGGGGCAGTAAAGACACCTTTTACGGTTTTTTAAAACAAAACTCTCTGCCGTTAAGTATATATTACAACCTTCCGCCTAAAATCAAAAGATACGTACGCGCTATTCCAAAGGGCGAAAGCGTTTTTATTTTAAGAGACAACAACATTATCAAGCAGGCGCTTATACCTATAAACTCTAAACAACAGCTTCAGATTATTAAAACGGACAAAGGATATGTCACTAAAATAGTCCCGATAATATACGAAACCGTTCAAAAAGAAGCAAGTGCCACAATTAACAATTATCTGAGCTACGATATATACAAAGCGACAAAACTAAAAAGTCTTTCATCAAAACTTATTAACATATTCTCAGACAGAATTAATTTCAGAGCTATTCCGAAAAATACAAAAGTTGATATTGTTTATCAGGAAAAAATAAAATTCGGAGAAGTAAAAGACGTTAAAATACTATACGCAAAAATATCAAACAGACACTATCAGGTTGACGCATTTTTAAATCCTTATGACGGAAGATATTATGACTCTAAAGGAAGAAGTTTAAAAGGAATGTTTTTAGCCGCACCTTTAAGATACAAACGTATTTCTTCAAGATTCGGAATGAGATTTCATCCTATTTTGCACAAATGGAGAATGCACGACGGAATTGACTACGTTAACAGAATCGGCACTCCTATCCATTCGGTAGCAGACGGAAAAATTATATATAAAGGGTGGATTAGAGGTTACGGAAGAGCCGTAGAGATAAAACACAAAGACGGCTATATGACACTTTATGCGCATCTTCACGGATGGCCAAAAGGTATATATGTAGGAAAATGGGTAAAACAGGGACAGGTAATAGGCTATCTTGGAAACAGCGGACTTTCAACTGGCCCTCATTTGCATTTCGGAGTTATGCATTACGGAAAGTGGATTAACCCTCTTAAACTTAAGCATTCGGTAAAAGTAACTCTTTACGGCAAAAAAAGAAAACAATTTTTAGCTTACATTAAAAATTTTACAAAAGAGAATAATATAGCCCTCAAATGA
- the purQ gene encoding phosphoribosylformylglycinamidine synthase subunit PurQ, with translation MKVTVIVFPGTNCDRDTKWAFEKIGADVEFVWHNEHDLKNPDLVVLPGGFSYGDYLRSGAIARFSPIMQEVKEFANKGGYVLGICNGFQILLESHLLPGGMTRNENLHFISKFHHLKVVDNNNKFLQNLNAGDIVNIPIAHAEGNYKVDEETLKKMYDNGQVILKYCDADGNELNPNGSIDAIAGICNENKNVFGLMPHPERAMESLLGGSDGIKMIEGFIK, from the coding sequence ATGAAAGTAACGGTTATTGTTTTTCCCGGAACTAACTGCGACAGAGACACTAAATGGGCATTTGAAAAAATAGGTGCCGACGTGGAATTCGTATGGCATAACGAACATGATTTGAAAAATCCTGATTTGGTTGTTCTTCCGGGAGGGTTTAGTTACGGAGATTATTTAAGAAGCGGTGCAATTGCAAGATTTTCACCGATTATGCAGGAAGTTAAAGAATTCGCCAATAAAGGCGGATATGTACTAGGAATCTGTAACGGATTCCAGATTCTGCTTGAATCGCACCTTCTTCCCGGAGGTATGACGAGAAATGAAAATCTTCATTTTATATCAAAATTCCATCATTTAAAAGTTGTCGACAATAACAATAAATTTTTACAAAATCTAAATGCAGGGGATATCGTAAACATACCTATAGCACATGCCGAAGGAAATTATAAAGTTGACGAAGAAACACTTAAAAAAATGTACGATAACGGACAGGTAATCTTAAAATACTGCGATGCTGACGGTAACGAATTAAACCCTAACGGAAGTATAGACGCAATCGCCGGCATATGCAATGAAAATAAAAACGTATTCGGACTAATGCCTCACCCTGAAAGAGCAATGGAAAGTCTTTTAGGAGGAAGCGACGGAATTAAAATGATAGAAGGATTTATTAAGTGA
- a CDS encoding YkgJ family cysteine cluster protein, producing the protein MFVDIRHLELLKFKGCKECTECCKKPLAPLILEDFKKVYNYFPILIAKLDYLRPVMLLSNEISCPYLNNGKCTIYENRPPACKIYPYSPWYDKILLDLSCSGVGCEGEYLPLNKKEFYNSSFYEERFEKINKKIEATHKWLSTQKLIFLTSYKNIEFFTLEKNNDKYNLYHINSLKHLHNYFKTD; encoded by the coding sequence ATGTTTGTAGATATAAGACATCTGGAACTGCTTAAATTCAAAGGATGCAAAGAATGTACCGAATGCTGTAAAAAACCTCTGGCACCTTTAATACTTGAAGATTTCAAAAAAGTTTATAATTATTTTCCTATTTTAATAGCTAAACTTGATTATTTAAGACCGGTAATGCTGCTCAGTAACGAAATATCCTGCCCATATTTAAATAACGGCAAATGTACAATATACGAAAACAGACCTCCTGCTTGTAAAATATATCCCTACTCGCCTTGGTATGATAAAATATTATTAGATTTAAGCTGCAGCGGCGTCGGGTGTGAAGGCGAATATCTGCCTTTAAACAAAAAAGAGTTTTATAATTCCTCATTTTATGAAGAAAGATTTGAAAAAATAAATAAAAAAATAGAAGCAACGCATAAATGGCTCTCAACCCAAAAACTGATATTTTTGACATCATATAAAAATATCGAGTTTTTTACTTTAGAAAAAAATAACGACAAATACAATCTTTATCATATTAATTCGTTAAAACATTTACATAATTATTTTAAAACAGATTAA
- a CDS encoding zinc-dependent peptidase yields MDNFKTFLIVLWIAFFIFILIQLLIEIKYRIWIRSLKKTPPPPLLIKTIANFPQYKNLNNHQKNILHYKILRFCKEKQFIGVKLKITDEIKYTISFFACIPTISFKDFCYPMLQYIYVYPHTMILNQKSIINDIASHETVLISGEAVGEAVVIAWDELKKEIKTNKRNVVIHEFAHELDFEEGAVNGIPPLEKEQFGEWSKIMYGEYKKFKKRLSLNRFLGKYSLIDKYAATNPAEFFAVMSEYYFSKPDILKKHFPDIHKELKKFYKV; encoded by the coding sequence ATGGATAATTTTAAAACATTTTTAATTGTTTTATGGATTGCTTTTTTTATATTTATCCTGATTCAGCTGTTAATAGAAATTAAATACAGAATATGGATACGGTCTTTAAAAAAGACCCCTCCCCCTCCTTTATTAATAAAAACTATTGCAAACTTTCCTCAGTATAAAAATCTAAACAATCACCAAAAAAATATCCTTCACTATAAAATTCTAAGATTTTGTAAAGAAAAACAGTTCATAGGCGTTAAATTAAAAATTACAGACGAAATAAAATACACTATAAGCTTTTTTGCATGTATTCCGACTATATCCTTTAAAGATTTTTGTTATCCGATGCTTCAATACATATATGTATATCCGCATACAATGATACTTAACCAAAAATCGATAATAAACGATATAGCATCACATGAAACCGTACTGATCAGCGGAGAAGCTGTGGGTGAAGCGGTTGTAATAGCCTGGGATGAGTTAAAAAAAGAAATTAAAACCAACAAAAGAAATGTCGTTATTCATGAATTTGCGCATGAGCTGGATTTTGAAGAAGGCGCCGTAAACGGAATACCTCCTTTGGAAAAAGAACAGTTTGGCGAGTGGAGCAAAATAATGTACGGTGAATATAAAAAATTCAAAAAAAGACTTTCATTAAACAGATTTTTAGGGAAATATTCGTTAATTGACAAATATGCAGCTACAAATCCTGCAGAATTTTTTGCAGTAATGAGCGAATATTATTTTTCTAAACCGGATATTTTAAAAAAGCATTTTCCGGATATCCACAAAGAATTAAAAAAATTTTACAAAGTATAA
- a CDS encoding lysophospholipid acyltransferase family protein produces the protein MKILNSIISFIKLAAGAVCVFFTGLLCGINPKNELKYRKGCAKFLTSLVANDIIIEGEVDKNANLLIGNHTNNLDIALMETVIPEKLIWVAKKELGEIPVIKYMVTKTDMILVDRSNKRSVLTMMKEIKERTNRGFKVVLFPEGTRNQKNPAKMINWKNGTKAVAEKLNLKVQPFVIINLPYAFKKHPFRIEKQTLKVIFLPSFNPKENPDWFEETKAKMQNILDKEYQKL, from the coding sequence ATGAAGATATTAAATAGCATAATCAGTTTTATAAAATTAGCCGCAGGTGCGGTATGTGTATTTTTTACCGGTCTTTTATGCGGTATAAACCCAAAAAACGAGCTAAAATACCGAAAAGGCTGCGCAAAATTTCTCACATCGCTTGTAGCTAATGACATAATAATAGAAGGAGAGGTTGACAAAAACGCTAATCTGCTTATCGGAAACCACACTAACAATCTGGATATTGCCTTAATGGAAACGGTCATTCCCGAAAAGCTGATATGGGTTGCAAAAAAAGAACTGGGAGAAATACCCGTTATTAAATACATGGTAACAAAAACTGACATGATACTGGTTGACAGAAGCAACAAAAGATCGGTCCTGACAATGATGAAAGAAATAAAAGAAAGAACAAACAGAGGTTTTAAAGTTGTGCTTTTTCCGGAAGGTACAAGAAACCAAAAAAATCCTGCAAAAATGATTAATTGGAAAAACGGTACAAAAGCGGTTGCCGAAAAATTAAACTTAAAGGTTCAGCCTTTTGTAATTATAAACCTTCCTTATGCGTTTAAGAAACATCCGTTCAGAATTGAAAAACAGACTTTAAAAGTAATTTTTCTGCCTTCATTTAATCCTAAGGAAAACCCTGACTGGTTTGAAGAGACAAAAGCAAAAATGCAAAATATTTTAGATAAAGAATATCAAAAGCTTTAA
- a CDS encoding SH3 domain-containing protein, with translation MRYLIITLLTSFIFASNLIIQYPNLKKEYYENQIINLDVKVITPKEMNLTFIPPLGSDINITKTNKFIYNVHLKYKNDNEIKNFFIIGKNTYKQITLSDLYKSVPLTKVKNFCNVLADKLNISNPISSEYDKNHNMVSFTINAKNANLKDFTLHLKDENLTLVSANKATYFGLVGKDKKKIIFYYFNTQNDNFQKISIPINIKEQTISTQTDLNPEENTIFTPVNILILSFIAFLIIVFLVYQKIWLLIPPILLSALLIYMNLPKGEAFLARGTKIYILPTINSTVFYIAPIGTKVEILKKEKHYTKVKINNKIGWVKNEDIK, from the coding sequence ATGAGATATTTAATTATTACTCTTTTAACTTCTTTTATTTTTGCTTCAAATTTAATAATACAATATCCTAATCTAAAAAAAGAATATTATGAAAATCAGATAATAAATCTGGACGTTAAAGTCATCACGCCAAAAGAAATGAATCTTACTTTTATCCCTCCCTTAGGATCAGATATTAACATAACAAAAACTAACAAGTTTATTTATAACGTTCACTTAAAATACAAAAACGACAATGAAATAAAAAATTTTTTTATTATAGGCAAAAACACTTATAAACAGATTACGTTAAGCGACCTGTATAAAAGCGTACCTCTTACTAAAGTTAAAAATTTTTGCAATGTACTGGCAGACAAATTAAACATCAGCAACCCTATTTCAAGCGAATATGATAAAAATCACAATATGGTTTCTTTTACAATTAATGCAAAAAACGCAAACCTTAAAGATTTTACGCTACATCTTAAAGATGAAAATCTTACTCTTGTATCGGCAAACAAAGCTACATATTTCGGTCTGGTAGGAAAAGATAAAAAAAAGATAATTTTCTATTACTTTAACACCCAAAACGATAATTTTCAAAAAATTTCTATTCCGATTAATATAAAAGAACAGACAATAAGCACACAAACAGATCTAAACCCTGAAGAAAACACTATATTTACGCCTGTAAACATTCTTATACTTTCATTTATCGCCTTTTTAATTATAGTATTTCTTGTTTATCAGAAAATATGGCTTTTAATTCCTCCTATTTTGCTATCTGCATTGCTAATTTATATGAATCTCCCTAAAGGAGAAGCGTTTTTGGCAAGAGGAACAAAAATATACATATTGCCTACAATAAACTCTACAGTGTTTTATATTGCTCCGATAGGAACAAAAGTTGAAATATTAAAAAAAGAAAAACATTACACAAAAGTCAAAATAAACAATAAAATAGGATGGGTGAAAAATGAAGATATTAAATAG
- the purS gene encoding phosphoribosylformylglycinamidine synthase subunit PurS produces MIVAVNVHLKKGVLDPQGKAVHHALETLGFKDVKGVRVGKQILLDIDTEDKEKAVEIAKEAAAELLANPVIENFEIEVK; encoded by the coding sequence ATGATAGTTGCTGTTAACGTACATTTGAAAAAAGGCGTGCTTGACCCTCAGGGAAAAGCTGTACACCATGCACTTGAAACGTTGGGCTTTAAAGACGTTAAAGGCGTAAGAGTCGGAAAACAGATTTTACTTGACATAGATACTGAAGATAAAGAAAAAGCAGTTGAAATAGCTAAAGAAGCCGCTGCGGAACTGTTGGCAAACCCTGTTATTGAAAACTTTGAAATTGAGGTAAAATAA
- the crcB gene encoding fluoride efflux transporter CrcB produces the protein MKFDTMIAIGIGGFIGAILRAYTAGLVNNAIKHDIPFGTLSVNLIGSLLLGIFIGAIQYGGIQNPYLKSLLTTGMMGAFTTFSTFAVESFFLFRNALYIQALSYVLLNVIGCIILAGAGFKAVEAILR, from the coding sequence ATGAAATTCGATACTATGATTGCTATAGGTATAGGCGGATTTATAGGTGCGATTTTGAGAGCTTATACCGCAGGACTTGTTAATAATGCCATTAAACACGATATACCTTTCGGTACTTTAAGCGTTAATCTTATCGGTAGTCTGTTATTAGGAATTTTTATAGGAGCCATTCAGTACGGTGGAATTCAAAACCCTTATTTAAAATCACTTCTTACCACAGGAATGATGGGCGCATTTACCACATTTTCAACATTTGCCGTTGAAAGCTTTTTCTTATTTAGAAACGCTTTATATATTCAGGCGTTATCATATGTTTTATTAAATGTAATAGGATGTATTATTTTAGCGGGAGCCGGTTTTAAAGCTGTTGAAGCCATATTGAGATAA
- a CDS encoding S41 family peptidase, whose translation MKKLILAALFIVSLFAENQQTRLAAYEKFVKVVNMIEAYYVDDINTTTIINKALKGLLPNLDAHSSYLDKKAYKELKVQTSGEFGGLGVVIGMKNGVLTVISPIDDTPAYKAGIKAGDIILKINNHATIDMTLDEAVNLMRGKPGTKVTLTIVRKGKKPFEVTITRGIIKIKSVKAKDLQHYPDIEYIRISSFDKNVVPSLKKVLANLKKQGKKGIIIDLRNNPGGLLNQATGTLDLFISHGILVSQKGRVPSENEVYYAHSAGTYKNIPIVVLVNGGTASAAEIVSGGLQDHRRAVIVGEKTFGKGSVQAILPVNKDEALRLTVARYYLPSGRTIQAKGVTPDIIVHPGKVEEENLTEDLIKEANLKAHLKAELNKIDHKKKTKKEDKNIKKIDGDLQLLTGANILKALIISKGEK comes from the coding sequence TTGAAAAAACTAATTTTAGCAGCACTTTTTATTGTATCGCTATTCGCTGAAAACCAGCAGACTAGACTGGCTGCATATGAAAAATTCGTAAAAGTCGTCAATATGATCGAAGCTTATTACGTAGACGACATTAATACGACAACTATAATAAATAAAGCGCTTAAAGGACTTCTTCCGAATTTAGACGCGCATTCAAGCTACCTGGACAAGAAAGCATATAAAGAATTAAAAGTTCAGACATCAGGTGAGTTCGGAGGACTCGGTGTAGTAATCGGAATGAAAAACGGTGTACTTACAGTAATTTCTCCGATAGACGACACTCCTGCTTATAAAGCCGGAATCAAAGCCGGTGACATTATTTTAAAAATCAACAATCACGCCACAATCGATATGACGCTTGACGAAGCGGTAAATCTGATGAGAGGCAAACCCGGGACAAAAGTTACTCTTACCATCGTAAGAAAAGGGAAAAAACCTTTTGAAGTCACGATTACAAGAGGAATTATAAAAATCAAATCCGTTAAAGCAAAAGATTTACAGCATTACCCTGATATAGAATATATAAGAATTTCTTCGTTTGACAAAAATGTAGTGCCTAGTCTTAAAAAAGTACTCGCAAACCTTAAAAAACAAGGTAAAAAAGGAATCATAATAGATTTGAGAAACAATCCGGGAGGACTGTTAAATCAGGCTACAGGTACACTTGATCTGTTTATATCCCACGGTATATTAGTATCGCAAAAAGGAAGAGTTCCTAGCGAAAACGAAGTATATTACGCACACAGCGCGGGAACATATAAAAACATTCCGATAGTAGTGCTTGTAAACGGAGGAACGGCAAGTGCGGCAGAAATCGTAAGCGGAGGTCTTCAGGATCACAGACGCGCCGTAATAGTAGGCGAAAAGACATTCGGTAAAGGAAGCGTTCAGGCAATTCTTCCTGTAAACAAAGATGAAGCATTAAGACTTACGGTAGCCAGATATTACCTGCCAAGCGGCAGAACAATTCAGGCCAAAGGTGTAACTCCGGATATTATCGTACATCCAGGGAAAGTGGAAGAAGAAAACTTAACTGAAGATTTAATTAAAGAAGCAAATTTAAAAGCGCATTTAAAAGCGGAATTAAATAAAATAGACCATAAGAAAAAAACCAAAAAAGAAGATAAAAACATTAAAAAAATAGACGGCGACTTACAACTGCTCACAGGCGCAAATATTTTAAAAGCTTTAATAATAAGTAAAGGAGAAAAATGA
- a CDS encoding site-specific integrase, giving the protein MIENPKVSLFNRKGRLYVQYYINGRCVQKSLKRDYTKENVKLAKKYVIPEIERKILLGEIQDSKFKPKEFKHYAELYLKQKESLKTWKEFNNMVSNQLIPVFGSYTIDKISKGFIKQWVDERLKEVSPIRMQKFLGILKAIFEIAIDYEHIKENPCDRIKLPKHNPIRQMYPFSKEEVTLILNNADGWFKNYLAIAFMTGMRPGEIIALTIDDIDLENKTINVDKRIKKGEIGTPKTKHSIRKVPIMDELIPYLKNQIETQKQKGLDLLFTTINNRMYYDSDKFHPFWYRLLDKCGIERRVMYNTRHTFALNAIRAGINILDVSQILGHKDSYETLSTYAKYIKNEHLKIKRDIKLY; this is encoded by the coding sequence ATGATAGAAAATCCAAAAGTTAGTTTGTTTAATAGAAAAGGGAGATTATACGTTCAGTATTATATAAACGGCAGGTGTGTTCAAAAGTCACTTAAAAGGGATTACACCAAAGAAAACGTTAAGCTCGCTAAAAAATACGTTATTCCCGAAATCGAGAGGAAAATACTTTTAGGCGAGATTCAGGACAGTAAATTTAAACCCAAAGAATTCAAACATTACGCCGAGCTGTATCTGAAACAAAAAGAGTCTCTTAAAACATGGAAAGAGTTTAACAATATGGTTTCAAACCAGTTGATACCCGTTTTTGGAAGTTATACGATAGATAAAATCTCAAAAGGCTTCATCAAGCAATGGGTTGATGAGAGATTAAAAGAAGTCTCACCCATAAGAATGCAAAAATTTCTTGGAATTCTTAAAGCCATATTTGAAATAGCAATTGACTATGAGCACATAAAAGAAAATCCTTGTGACAGAATCAAACTTCCAAAACATAATCCGATTAGGCAGATGTATCCTTTCAGTAAAGAGGAAGTAACTCTTATACTTAACAATGCTGACGGATGGTTTAAAAACTATTTGGCAATCGCTTTTATGACTGGTATGCGTCCGGGTGAGATTATCGCTTTAACGATTGATGATATCGATTTGGAAAATAAAACCATTAACGTAGATAAAAGAATCAAAAAAGGCGAAATAGGCACACCCAAAACAAAACACTCAATAAGAAAAGTTCCTATAATGGATGAGCTTATCCCTTATTTAAAAAATCAAATCGAAACTCAAAAACAAAAAGGTCTTGATTTACTCTTTACCACAATCAATAACAGGATGTATTACGACAGCGATAAATTCCATCCCTTCTGGTACAGACTGCTTGATAAGTGCGGTATTGAGAGAAGGGTAATGTATAACACCAGACACACGTTTGCCTTAAACGCAATAAGAGCGGGTATCAATATACTTGACGTATCACAGATACTCGGACACAAAGATTCATACGAGACTCTTTCAACCTATGCGAAATACATAAAAAACGAACATTTAAAGATTAAAAGAGACATAAAACTTTACTGA
- the purC gene encoding phosphoribosylaminoimidazolesuccinocarboxamide synthase: MKLLYEGKAKRIYETDKPNEVICEYKNSLTAFNGEKADEEEGKGALNCAITTLIFEALEKEGIPTHLIKQIDDTKQLVKKVDIILIEVVVRNIVAGSLAKRLGIKEGTKLPFTIVEFYYKNDDLNDPLINDDHAMVLGLVKDRKELDLLREYGLKVNDFLTKFFDKVGLTLVDFKIEFGRDENGNIILADEITPDSCRLWDKETGKKLDKDLFRFNLGNIKEAYTEVLNRLKDVK, encoded by the coding sequence ATGAAACTGTTATACGAAGGAAAAGCAAAAAGAATTTATGAAACAGACAAACCCAATGAGGTAATATGCGAATATAAAAATTCTTTAACTGCTTTTAACGGTGAAAAAGCCGATGAAGAAGAAGGAAAAGGAGCGCTGAACTGTGCAATTACCACTTTAATTTTTGAAGCATTGGAAAAAGAAGGAATTCCTACACACTTAATCAAACAGATTGACGACACTAAACAGCTTGTCAAAAAAGTCGATATCATATTAATAGAAGTGGTTGTAAGAAACATTGTAGCGGGAAGTCTTGCCAAAAGACTGGGAATTAAAGAAGGAACAAAACTGCCGTTCACCATAGTTGAGTTTTATTATAAAAACGACGATTTAAACGATCCTTTAATAAATGACGATCATGCAATGGTTTTAGGACTTGTAAAAGACAGAAAAGAACTTGATTTATTAAGGGAATACGGATTAAAAGTAAACGATTTTCTAACTAAGTTTTTTGACAAAGTAGGCCTAACTTTGGTAGACTTTAAAATAGAATTCGGCAGAGACGAAAACGGAAACATTATTTTAGCCGATGAAATCACCCCAGATTCTTGCAGATTATGGGACAAAGAAACAGGAAAAAAACTTGATAAAGATTTATTCAGATTTAATTTAGGAAATATAAAAGAAGCATATACTGAAGTATTAAACAGATTAAAGGATGTAAAATGA